The Sparus aurata chromosome 14, fSpaAur1.1, whole genome shotgun sequence region ATTcaaacagcgccacctagtgatCATCTGccaaaattttgcacagagcctcaGGGGCTCGGGGGGGGAAAGTAGTCACCTGAGTCTCATGTCATTCGGACggaccaatgtggagatatgcaacactttgtgttttgagcaaaatgtacaggaagttgttatttaataacttcagtattgtttggaatatcaacCACCGCTGAGTGTCTTACTTCACATTTACTATGATGTTTTCGATAAATTCTACAAGTTGTAAAGCGAAAGCTGGAACAGTTTGCAACTAAGGTACACCTGTAAAGATGGACAGATGAGTAGATGAATCTCCGTGTCTGGCCTGATGGCGTTCAATATCCCTGACAACTTCTGTAGTCTTATTTCACCAGTATCAGCAACCGGGAAAGTCGCCACCGGCACAAAGTGTACATCTTTGGTATTAAAGCAAATGCGAGGGCTTTCATCAGTGTCGGTGACAGATAGTGATTTAACAGATGCATGAAAATCCTCAAGATCATTTCTGTAATAGCTTTGTTTGTGCAGAGCAGGATGTTCATGTTCTGGGATTAAAGTAGGGTCAGGGTGTGCTTCAGTTAGCCAGAACAGCATGTTGTGAAACAGCATCTCATCCGTGAAGAGAATCATGAAAAAGTATATGACTCTATTACGAATTTTCCACTACAGGAAATTGAAGGACATACAGTTTTAACATATATACGAGTGCTGCTTTATCCCCAGTTTAATGGATTCTCAGAACCCACATTGATTTTATTAGGGCCCTAGCAGGTCTCTATGCGTATGTAGCATCACCAGATGCACGAAAAACATCCACCGcaccaaactgtcactccaaccggaagtcggccattttcatcatcattaggGGTctcgacctgcgaggtccctattgttttcgAATGACGACTTTTTAGTCACAAATGAtggcatttttcactgcctgaacataccacaaaactcaccaaatttggaatatacgtcacacctgccgaaaaaatgtcataatctattgtcgtcctcaATTGGCACAATAATCAAGAAAAAGTGCGTGTTGGCTTATAACTCACATATACTTTTTTGCACATCCAGAAACCTTGTATCCACGTgttcactgaattgtgctgaatctcgtcatataggccacgcccatttccgcctaccgttttttctgcattttcggCAAATGTCGCAaacctcccaggcgatttcgccgatttgcatgaaactttgtacacagcatctgtggactctcctgacaaaaagttatcaaaaaaaccgtgatattccaaacaataccAAAGTTACTGAATAATAACTAACTGTACATTTTGCATATCTTACTTacaagtgttgcatatctccacattggtctgtccaaatgacatgaaactcaggtgacTATTTCCCCATGAGCCCTCCGAGCCTCTGTGCAAAATTTGGGCAGATGAACACTAGGTGGTGCTGTTAAagtatttaagtattttatatctccacatcagTTGGTCGTATTAAGACAAAACTTGGTAGAATCCTTGACAATGCCCTCCTGATGATAGCTGACGAAAGGCGTTACCAGGGGACTCTAAAGCGCACCCTGGAATATTAACAATCCAATTctgtatgcatatgtatcatcaccagacgcacaaaaaacgtCCACTGCACGAACTGTCAATCCAACAGAAAGTCGGCCATTTTcatttagggcccgagcaggtctcaTGAGGTCTCATGAAACCcaggtgactacttccccatgagtcactctgtgaaaaaaaacaaaaaaaactgcagaccaggggaatagAACCGGCGACCTTCGAATAGCAAGACGCTGGTTTTACCCACAGCCACCCTCTAGCCGCAGTcacatcctttaaaaaaaagatgtaaataacatcttttttgtGATCATTTTCTTGATGTTTTCTTGATTGTTTTCTACGTTTTAAAAAGGAAAGCCCTAGTCAGTTGCTGATGAAAATGCTGCAGTGTTGTTTTGCTATGAAGctcaacaaatgttttgtggattacgATACTTACCCCAGACATTCCAACTGAATGGGCATGAGCAGATATTGACTGAATTTtcaattttgggtgaactcatccttaaGCCCTGAACCCTCACAGACTTACCGATAGACATAGATAAATGAATATAGATATTGTTTGATACATGCATTAAAGTGCCATTtaatgcaccaaaaataatgTTGAAGATAAAGGtaataatgtgtatatataaaccCCTTTGTATTAATTTTCCTTTGTAGTAATTCAActacttatttattttccccTTTCCTTTTCCAGTTTATGAATAATTTTTCTTATTACTATTTTCTCTATCTCTTCAagaatttgtttttcatctgttttttgcTGGCAaagaaatgggggggggggtactCTGGGTGCAGAcaaaatgaagagatgttaaTATTGTTCTTATATTCCATAACCGCTTGTTCTTACATAGTATAGACAAAGTAACAACAAAGAGTCAGGCAGTGCTTTGGTCCACTTGTAGGCTTACTGCAAAGTACAAGGAGAGTAAAATAAACCTAGTCTGGAAAGCAACTTAAGTATGAAACTTCTGTACAATCTTAAAACGGGTCCTAAGACTGCCTCGTATGTGTCACTGATCCTCCTCATCACCATGTGTAAAGTCCACTCTTCATGCAAGGGGCACAAACTTGGTGTTTGTGCTATCATTATATCCTGCCCAGCCACCTGTTGTACTCAAGCTCCCTGTAACAGCACCAGGATTTGAAGGCAACTTTCATAATCGACAAACTGTATAACTGTCATGTAACCCTATAGTTCACTGATAAGAACTAGAGACAAATAATGCATGTAAAGttccctctgtaaaaaaaattaataagaATAATGTACGCTGTATTGAATAAGAAAGTAGCCAacaaatgatttttctttttgtttcccagATCTGACGGGTACTCAACGTAAGCCTTCACTTGAAAGATTGCTCCACATGCAATGCGATCTGGATGTCCATACAGTCAAGGAGGGGCCTATCCTGTGTTCCAACACCAGAGTAACGTTTGTTTACTTACATCGCCTCAGAACAACAATGTTTCACCTGTACAAGTGGTTTACCCAGCAGGTGGAGTACAATACAACATGGTAGCCACTCCATATCTTGGGGAATTCAGCGTGGCTCACAGTCCAACTCAGTGGCAGCAAGGCAATGCACAATCACAACAAAATTCCCAGGGACTCCAAAAACTGGACTCTGTATGTGCTAATAACAACTCTGTGAGACAATCTGTTCATAACGGTGGACAACAAAGACATTGGAACATGCAAAAAGAGTCAAATTTGAACATTGACACAGGACTGCAGCATAGACAAAATCTAAATTTCGCCTTCTCAGTTGATGCTACTTCTGCAGCACTTCAGGGAAATGCCTTTGGAATCACAGCACAGACATGTCATTCACTGAGTCAGTGTTCTTCTCTGCCTGGGAGCAAAATGCAGAGAACTTACCCACTGTTGTTTTCATTACTAAAAGTAAAACCTCCGGATTACAAAGAGTTTGTGacccctcctccttctttgtCAGGCAAAACTAATGCCAAGATTGAACTGAATACTAATACTCATTTTTCAGATGACTTGGATCAATCAGCCAGCAGTCAGTCATACCCAGGGAAGGTCTTGCCATTTGGAGAAATGTTACCATCTACACCACCTACAGATGATGACATACAGGCATTTATTTTAAGAAGTGTTGTAGATTTTACAACTCAGAATAACCAAAGTAATGGACATGCACATTCTTACTCCACATGCCCATCTGGCTGCATGCCAAAGACCAACAGTAAAGCCCATCACTCAAAAACCTCTTTCTCTGACAAAGATGATATGGATTTGCAAATTCTCAACTGTGCTGCAAGTGTACTGCCTTCTTTAGATCATTGTCCAGCTGCACTGGGGCACTGGTCAAAGGGCAGCAGATCAAATACTGAGTTAATTCCAAAGTCTAAAGAGAGGAGGGATTGTGCTTCATCTGCATCAAAGAAACATTCAACAGGTACACCAGCCTCTGCTATAGGCAACTGTAGACATGCCCCCAAAACGCAATCTATTGAGAGTGCTCCCATAGACTTTACAATGGCGAACTTGTTTCATCAGGAGATTGTGAAGATAAAGCATTTGCCAGTTGTAATGATGCAAGTTTCCATGTACTATATGGTATGACAAGTACTTGGAGAATGGCGTGATCACTctttaattattaatcaatttGCACTGAAGGAGCCAGTTGGTATGTAGAGAACATAGCAGAGATGGATAACTGTTCTAAAGTCATACTGCAACAATATTGGAATAGGGGTATTGATAACACTCATCTCTTTGCGTCCACAGAATATCCACAAATTGTTGGGAAAGTTGCTGCCTCTCGCACAAAGAATGAAGATGAGAGTCCAGTAGTAATCATCGCAGTGCCTTCAGTGACCTTGGATGAAATCACTGAGAAGCACCCAAGTTCGTCACTCCACTGCAGCTCATCGCAGGAACAACATAAGTCTCTTGGGGAAAATATTAACAAGAATTTGGATGACACAGAACAAATGCCTGGTGTTTCTTGGGCTCTCAGACACATGAAATACAGAGATAAAGGAGCTACAGGCCTGAAACCAGTGGATGCAGTTTGGTTGGACAATGTGCAAGGTGTGACATATGTCTTGGAAGATCTTAAAACTAAGTCAAGTTCAGTGCCATctcaaaacaaaatatctgAACCCACATTTACTGaaaatcaagagaaaaaaaatcaaattgcACATTGCAAGCTGAATTCATCAACTGTTAATCAGATTCACAATGTTTTATCAGTTACCACCAATCAAATCAATCAGCTGTGCAACCAAACAAGCTATGAAGTTGCCAGGGAGgatctgtgttctgtgtgtccACAAACTGATGTAAGAATAGCACTCTCTGAAAACAACGTGAAAGAGCAGGCTTCTCTATTTGAAGGAGAGGGTAAGGAAGGAAGCTATGTGAGATTTCTCAAAGATCCCAAGTATGAAGACATTTCGGATAACGAAGACATGCCTCAGCTAGATACAAAGCTCCCGGTCCCAGAGCGTGGGGATTTAAGCGTCGCAATACGTTTTGAAGACTTGCAGTATGAAGATATAAGTGAAGATGAAAATTCACAGACTGGTAATATGACTCTTGAGAGGACTTTGCTTACTCAAGCACCTGAATCGGAGAAATATGTACATGTGCAGGTTTTGGAAGATGAAGACGAGACTGATGATGAGATGGGTGATGACTGGATTGTCATCCCTATAGAGATATCTGGCCTTAGGTTTGAACCAGAAAACGAATACTGCAAAAACCAGGAAAAAGTGGTGCCAATTGATGGTGCAAGTGGAGACAAAACACAGCTTGACCCAGGTCCAACACACCGTGACTGTAATCGGCCAGCTCCAGCTTTGTCATCCCAGATTGAGGTGTTTGACACACGTGAGAGCTTTCTAAAAGCTCAAGGTGTACAATTTCCCAGTATATGTGAGGTGGCATTAGGCTGCCAAGCAACAGAATATGAAGTGGATGCTTTGGGCGAACCACAGAACAAGAGGGATTTGGCCTCTGACACTGAAGACAGCTCTCAAACTGAGGACAGTTACGATTACTCATCTGGATCGGAACTCAACTTTATGACACCTTCCAGGAAGTCATGGAACAAGGGATTAGCGGCAGATGAAAAAAAGGTTGAAGGTGAAGTAGAGCAAAAGCTTGAACAATTGATTCAAGCCGAAGCTGCCTCCAAGCCTGTTCAGCAAAATACCAATGGACAAAAGACATCAAAAATCGCTACAATAATCATTGATTCTGACACAGAGGATGAAAGTGATCAAAACTGcaagaaaaaggcagaaagcaAAGGATGGTTCTCAGATTCAGACAGCAATGAACATTCCCATTGTAGTCAACAAAAGAGACATTCACCTGGAATTGTTGGCAGCAGGTCTGGAACTGTTAAgaagtttagaaaaaaaaaactgcactgtACAGAAAAGAATGGACAGCTGATTAAAACCAAAGGTGCctctgatcatgtccaacaaaacatacaaaagaGTTCAAAAAATGAAACATATGATATTGTAATCCTTGACTCTGACAGTGACCA contains the following coding sequences:
- the LOC115595582 gene encoding uncharacterized protein LOC115595582 isoform X1, coding for MRSGCPYSQGGAYPVFQHQSNVCLLTSPQNNNVSPVQVVYPAGGVQYNMVATPYLGEFSVAHSPTQWQQGNAQSQQNSQGLQKLDSVCANNNSVRQSVHNGGQQRHWNMQKESNLNIDTGLQHRQNLNFAFSVDATSAALQGNAFGITAQTCHSLSQCSSLPGSKMQRTYPLLFSLLKVKPPDYKEFVTPPPSLSGKTNAKIELNTNTHFSDDLDQSASSQSYPGKVLPFGEMLPSTPPTDDDIQAFILRSVVDFTTQNNQSNGHAHSYSTCPSGCMPKTNSKAHHSKTSFSDKDDMDLQILNCAASVLPSLDHCPAALGHWSKGSRSNTELIPKSKERRDCASSASKKHSTEYPQIVGKVAASRTKNEDESPVVIIAVPSVTLDEITEKHPSSSLHCSSSQEQHKSLGENINKNLDDTEQMPGVSWALRHMKYRDKGATGLKPVDAVWLDNVQGVTYVLEDLKTKSSSVPSQNKISEPTFTENQEKKNQIAHCKLNSSTVNQIHNVLSVTTNQINQLCNQTSYEVAREDLCSVCPQTDVRIALSENNVKEQASLFEGEGKEGSYVRFLKDPKYEDISDNEDMPQLDTKLPVPERGDLSVAIRFEDLQYEDISEDENSQTGNMTLERTLLTQAPESEKYVHVQVLEDEDETDDEMGDDWIVIPIEISGLRFEPENEYCKNQEKVVPIDGASGDKTQLDPGPTHRDCNRPAPALSSQIEVFDTRESFLKAQGVQFPSICEVALGCQATEYEVDALGEPQNKRDLASDTEDSSQTEDSYDYSSGSELNFMTPSRKSWNKGLAADEKKVEGEVEQKLEQLIQAEAASKPVQQNTNGQKTSKIATIIIDSDTEDESDQNCKKKAESKGWFSDSDSNEHSHCSQQKRHSPGIVGSRSGTVKKFRKKKLHCTEKNGQLIKTKGASDHVQQNIQKSSKNETYDIVILDSDSDQNCNEVNGRRLFSSGSAEGDDAPCVQQRKHSAETVDGKTAKEKLREAQLSSTGSSLPQHKSELCYSRIKKATQDARSDLSHGTEKKRQLVEAKSDSGHVQLKTNRPRIPEQRENAKRRLSSRSEDNDDALFAIKSRHSAETVDSICQTTNKKPKTTRLSSEVQKKQPQSVEKEVDSTLGLNPLMPRLVNQQSSQPMEGLKLLQCTVRMEGDDKTQVPKTPTETCKKTAGTALHSHRNKKVRFETPANDGTHLTKNMVQAIVEKSKRSFPCQESPAPFSSSSIHDSCREARPGPGHYDRAPRQRHNSPRVSNPTETRSQQVRGEVLNPSRTPSEKAKCARNSHLWTNG
- the LOC115595582 gene encoding uncharacterized protein LOC115595582 isoform X2; translated protein: MRSGCPYSQGGAYPVFQHQSNVCLLTSPQNNNVSPVQVVYPAEYPQIVGKVAASRTKNEDESPVVIIAVPSVTLDEITEKHPSSSLHCSSSQEQHKSLGENINKNLDDTEQMPGVSWALRHMKYRDKGATGLKPVDAVWLDNVQGVTYVLEDLKTKSSSVPSQNKISEPTFTENQEKKNQIAHCKLNSSTVNQIHNVLSVTTNQINQLCNQTSYEVAREDLCSVCPQTDVRIALSENNVKEQASLFEGEGKEGSYVRFLKDPKYEDISDNEDMPQLDTKLPVPERGDLSVAIRFEDLQYEDISEDENSQTGNMTLERTLLTQAPESEKYVHVQVLEDEDETDDEMGDDWIVIPIEISGLRFEPENEYCKNQEKVVPIDGASGDKTQLDPGPTHRDCNRPAPALSSQIEVFDTRESFLKAQGVQFPSICEVALGCQATEYEVDALGEPQNKRDLASDTEDSSQTEDSYDYSSGSELNFMTPSRKSWNKGLAADEKKVEGEVEQKLEQLIQAEAASKPVQQNTNGQKTSKIATIIIDSDTEDESDQNCKKKAESKGWFSDSDSNEHSHCSQQKRHSPGIVGSRSGTVKKFRKKKLHCTEKNGQLIKTKGASDHVQQNIQKSSKNETYDIVILDSDSDQNCNEVNGRRLFSSGSAEGDDAPCVQQRKHSAETVDGKTAKEKLREAQLSSTGSSLPQHKSELCYSRIKKATQDARSDLSHGTEKKRQLVEAKSDSGHVQLKTNRPRIPEQRENAKRRLSSRSEDNDDALFAIKSRHSAETVDSICQTTNKKPKTTRLSSEVQKKQPQSVEKEVDSTLGLNPLMPRLVNQQSSQPMEGLKLLQCTVRMEGDDKTQVPKTPTETCKKTAGTALHSHRNKKVRFETPANDGTHLTKNMVQAIVEKSKRSFPCQESPAPFSSSSIHDSCREARPGPGHYDRAPRQRHNSPRVSNPTETRSQQVRGEVLNPSRTPSEKAKCARNSHLWTNG
- the LOC115595582 gene encoding uncharacterized protein LOC115595582 isoform X3 gives rise to the protein MRSGCPYSQGGAYPVFQHQKYPQIVGKVAASRTKNEDESPVVIIAVPSVTLDEITEKHPSSSLHCSSSQEQHKSLGENINKNLDDTEQMPGVSWALRHMKYRDKGATGLKPVDAVWLDNVQGVTYVLEDLKTKSSSVPSQNKISEPTFTENQEKKNQIAHCKLNSSTVNQIHNVLSVTTNQINQLCNQTSYEVAREDLCSVCPQTDVRIALSENNVKEQASLFEGEGKEGSYVRFLKDPKYEDISDNEDMPQLDTKLPVPERGDLSVAIRFEDLQYEDISEDENSQTGNMTLERTLLTQAPESEKYVHVQVLEDEDETDDEMGDDWIVIPIEISGLRFEPENEYCKNQEKVVPIDGASGDKTQLDPGPTHRDCNRPAPALSSQIEVFDTRESFLKAQGVQFPSICEVALGCQATEYEVDALGEPQNKRDLASDTEDSSQTEDSYDYSSGSELNFMTPSRKSWNKGLAADEKKVEGEVEQKLEQLIQAEAASKPVQQNTNGQKTSKIATIIIDSDTEDESDQNCKKKAESKGWFSDSDSNEHSHCSQQKRHSPGIVGSRSGTVKKFRKKKLHCTEKNGQLIKTKGASDHVQQNIQKSSKNETYDIVILDSDSDQNCNEVNGRRLFSSGSAEGDDAPCVQQRKHSAETVDGKTAKEKLREAQLSSTGSSLPQHKSELCYSRIKKATQDARSDLSHGTEKKRQLVEAKSDSGHVQLKTNRPRIPEQRENAKRRLSSRSEDNDDALFAIKSRHSAETVDSICQTTNKKPKTTRLSSEVQKKQPQSVEKEVDSTLGLNPLMPRLVNQQSSQPMEGLKLLQCTVRMEGDDKTQVPKTPTETCKKTAGTALHSHRNKKVRFETPANDGTHLTKNMVQAIVEKSKRSFPCQESPAPFSSSSIHDSCREARPGPGHYDRAPRQRHNSPRVSNPTETRSQQVRGEVLNPSRTPSEKAKCARNSHLWTNG